Proteins encoded together in one Nyctibius grandis isolate bNycGra1 chromosome 1, bNycGra1.pri, whole genome shotgun sequence window:
- the CST3 gene encoding cystatin-C, with the protein MAGGGVFLTLLAAALVFAGAALGAVTRPRLVGAPVDVDNVENDEGLQRALQFAVAEYNKASNDMYSSRVVRVISAQRQIVSGIKYMIKAEVGRTTCPKPAADLQSCAFHDAPQMAKHAVCDFVVYTIPWLNEIKLLRSSCQ; encoded by the exons ATGGCGGGAGGTGGGGTGTTCCTGACGCTGCTGGCCGCGGCCCTGGTGTTCGCCGGCGCCGCGCTGGGCGCTGTGACCCGCCCGCGGCTCGTAGGCGCCCCGGTGGACGTCGACAATGTCGAGAACGACGAGGGCCTGCAGCGGGCCTTGCAGTTCGCCGTGGCGGAGTACAACAAGGCCAGCAACGACATGTACTCCAGCCGGGTGGTGCGGGTCATCAGCGCCCAGAGGCAG ATTGTGTCTGGAATCAAGTACATGATAAAGGCTGAGGTTGGCCGGACAACTTGCCCCAAGCCAGCAGCTGATCTCCAGAGCTGCGCTTTCCATGATGCGCCGCAGATGGCTAAG CACGCAGTTTGCGACTTCGTAGTGTACACTATTCCTTGGCTAAACGAAATTAAACTACTGCGCAGTAGCTGCCAATAA